A genomic segment from Bradyrhizobium sp. ISRA430 encodes:
- a CDS encoding CsbD family protein, with the protein MDPDRIIGSAKEMAGGVEGTVGEMAGDAKTQASGRAREAAGTVQNLYGQAKDTAREAANTATSYAKDAYEASGDTFRDGTQAIAKRVQDNPLGALLIAGGIGFALALLISRPARRPPPSRWRYYG; encoded by the coding sequence ATGGACCCGGATCGGATTATCGGATCGGCCAAGGAAATGGCGGGCGGCGTGGAAGGTACCGTGGGTGAGATGGCGGGAGATGCAAAGACGCAAGCGTCAGGCCGGGCACGCGAGGCTGCCGGCACGGTGCAGAACCTGTACGGCCAGGCAAAGGACACGGCGCGCGAAGCAGCGAACACCGCCACCAGCTACGCAAAAGATGCCTATGAGGCGAGCGGCGACACGTTCCGCGACGGCACGCAGGCCATCGCCAAGAGGGTGCAGGACAATCCGCTCGGCGCGCTCTTGATCGCCGGCGGCATCGGCTTTGCGCTCGCCTTGCTGATCTCGCGTCCTGCGCGCCGCCCGCCGCCGTCGCGCTGGCGCTACTACGGCTGA
- a CDS encoding SDR family oxidoreductase has protein sequence MTNELDFTGKQVLVVGGSSGIGNGIAQAFRARGAHVAVCGTRTHATDYSAEEGSDLTGLAYAQLDVSSAGAIETFKPSFERLDVLVLAQGAVLYRRGEFEMAGFRKVVEVNLMSLMACASRFHSMLREAKGSLIIVSSTAAYHSTMGNPAYNASKTGAVGLTRTLGEAWAEDGIRVNGIAPGLVDTKMTKVTTDNPKRLEGALARIPLRRLGTPADMAGAALFLASPLSSYVVGQTIVVDGGLIL, from the coding sequence ATGACGAACGAGCTCGATTTTACAGGCAAGCAGGTGCTGGTCGTCGGCGGTTCCAGCGGCATCGGCAACGGAATCGCGCAGGCCTTTCGCGCCAGGGGTGCGCATGTCGCGGTTTGCGGCACCCGCACCCACGCCACGGATTATTCGGCGGAGGAAGGCTCCGACCTCACGGGTCTCGCTTACGCGCAGCTCGATGTCAGCAGTGCCGGTGCGATCGAGACCTTCAAGCCGTCCTTCGAGCGGCTCGACGTGCTCGTGCTCGCGCAGGGCGCGGTGCTCTACCGCCGCGGCGAATTCGAGATGGCGGGCTTTCGCAAGGTCGTCGAGGTCAACCTGATGAGCCTGATGGCCTGCGCGAGCCGATTTCATTCCATGCTGCGGGAAGCCAAGGGATCGCTGATCATCGTCTCGTCGACCGCAGCCTATCACTCCACCATGGGCAATCCCGCCTACAACGCGTCGAAGACCGGCGCGGTCGGATTGACGCGGACGCTGGGCGAGGCCTGGGCCGAGGATGGTATCCGCGTCAACGGCATCGCACCCGGACTGGTCGACACCAAGATGACGAAGGTGACGACCGACAATCCCAAGCGGCTCGAAGGCGCGCTGGCGCGCATTCCGCTGCGCCGATTGGGCACGCCGGCCGATATGGCAGGTGCGGCGCTGTTTCTGGCATCGCCCTTGTCATCCTACGTCGTCGGCCAGACCATCGTCGTCGATGGCGGGCTCATTCTGTAG
- a CDS encoding SDR family NAD(P)-dependent oxidoreductase, whose product MSDFKQLSRSVNGLSVLVTGAASGMGRATARVFAAEGANVAVTDFDEQGAQAVATEIVASGGAARAWKLDVANAGEIKRVVGDVAAHFGGLDIIVNNAGISVRVAIDDEVYEDAWAKGIAVMLTAHPRIIRAALPHLRKSKSPRIVNIASTEALGATALHSPYSAAKGGVASLTRSLAVELGREGITVNCICPGPIRTAITDRIPEEHKTIYAKRRTALGRYGDPEEVAHMTLSLCLPAASFLTGAVIPVDGGLMARNA is encoded by the coding sequence ATGTCCGACTTCAAGCAGCTCAGCCGGTCCGTGAACGGCCTGAGCGTTCTCGTCACCGGTGCCGCGAGCGGCATGGGGCGCGCGACGGCGCGCGTGTTCGCCGCCGAAGGCGCGAACGTCGCCGTCACCGACTTTGACGAGCAAGGCGCGCAGGCGGTTGCGACGGAGATCGTCGCGAGCGGCGGCGCGGCGCGGGCCTGGAAGCTCGACGTGGCCAATGCCGGTGAGATCAAGCGTGTGGTCGGCGATGTCGCGGCGCATTTCGGCGGGCTCGACATCATCGTCAACAATGCCGGCATCTCCGTGCGCGTCGCGATCGACGATGAAGTTTACGAGGACGCTTGGGCCAAGGGCATCGCCGTGATGCTGACGGCGCATCCGCGCATCATCCGCGCGGCGCTTCCACATTTGCGCAAATCGAAGAGCCCGCGCATCGTCAACATCGCCTCCACCGAGGCGCTCGGCGCCACCGCACTGCACAGCCCCTATTCGGCGGCGAAGGGCGGGGTGGCGAGCCTCACCCGCTCGCTCGCGGTGGAGCTCGGCCGCGAAGGCATCACCGTCAACTGCATCTGCCCGGGCCCGATCCGTACCGCGATCACCGATCGCATCCCGGAGGAGCACAAGACCATCTATGCCAAGCGCCGCACCGCACTCGGCCGCTACGGCGATCCCGAGGAAGTCGCGCACATGACGCTGAGCCTGTGCCTGCCGGCCGCATCGTTCCTGACCGGCGCAGTGATCCCGGTCGACGGCGGCCTGATGGCGCGCAACGCGTAA